One part of the Humulus lupulus chromosome 9, drHumLupu1.1, whole genome shotgun sequence genome encodes these proteins:
- the LOC133802293 gene encoding coatomer subunit beta'-3-like yields MRGDLDHANQILPTIPPEHHNSVAHFLESRGMLEDALEVATDPDYKFDLAIQLGRLEIAKEIATKAQSESKWKQLGELAMSIGQVFSFIYFL; encoded by the exons ATGCGTGGAGATCTAGATCATGCAAATCAAATTTTACCAACCATTCCTCCAGAACATCACAATAG TGTTGCTCATTTTTTGGAATCTCGAGGAATGTTGGAAGATGCGCTAGAAGTGGCTACAGATCCTGATTACAAATTTGATCTGGCCATACAGCTGGGAAGACTTGAGATTGCAAAG GAAATTGCTACCAAAGCCCAAAGTGAATCAAAGTGGAAGCAGCTAGGAGAATTAGCTATGTCCATTGGGCAGGTATTctctttcatttattttttatga